The proteins below come from a single Harpia harpyja isolate bHarHar1 chromosome 2, bHarHar1 primary haplotype, whole genome shotgun sequence genomic window:
- the MBOAT4 gene encoding LOW QUALITY PROTEIN: ghrelin O-acyltransferase (The sequence of the model RefSeq protein was modified relative to this genomic sequence to represent the inferred CDS: inserted 3 bases in 2 codons), giving the protein MGSYAVLLHIPATGSMLVLLSVSPARAHTWVFALQMSWQTLCHLLLSSRELDPQGARPAVALSAITLFTQKATSLALDIHKGLMPLQLGQGLLQRALPLRSYLLFFPALLGGPLCSFSRFQAQAEYCGALPCSLRAAGQQCLCALALQGLAGGLATGRAXAGQGCARLGCLSRVWARALLLRLAYCSHRVLDEALLEVVGFGPVAGPGDXFLSTTTHRLAIFTRTWNKSTSRCLRRLVFQRCPAQPLLVAFAFSAWWHGLRPGQVFGFLCWAVMVEADYCSHPFLGAWATSRGMKLLYRGTTWVFTQLIVAYILVAVETESFSMLCLLWTSCNSILPLSYGLTLLLLLLAKKPKQN; this is encoded by the exons ATGGGCAGCTACGCTGTGTTGCTCCACATCCCTGCCACTGGCTCCATGCTCGTCCTCCTCTCCGTCAGCCCAGCTCGTGCCCACACCTGGGTCTTCGCCCTCCAGATGTCCTGGCAGACACTCTGCCACCTGCTTCTGAGCAGCCGGGAGCTGGACCCACAGGGTGCCAG GCCAGCCGTTGCCCTCTCTGCCATCACGCTGTTCACCCAGAAAGCTACATCTCTGGCCCTGGACATCCACAAAGGGCTCATGCCGCTCCAGCTGGGCCAAGGGCTTTTGCAGCGTGCGCTGCCCCTCCGCAGCTACCTGCTCTTTTTCCCAGCCCTCCTCGGAGGTCCCCTCTGCTCCTTCAGCAGGTTTCAGGCCCAGGCCGAGTACTGCGGTGCTCTCCCCTGCTCGCTGAGGGCCGCTGGCCAGCAGTGCCTCTGTGCCCTGGCCCTGCAGGGGCTGGCGGGAGGGCTGGCCACAGGCAGGG GCGCCGGACAGGGCTGCGCCAGACTGGGCTGCCTGTCCCGCGTCTGGGCACGGGCCCTGCTCCTCCGGCTGGCCTACTGTTCGCACAGGGTGCTGGATGAGGCCCTCCTCGAAGTGGTGGGCTTCGGGCCAGTGGCGGGCCCGGGAGA GTTTCTGTCCACGACCACCCACCGCCTGGCCATCTTCACCCGAACCTGGAACAAGAGCACGTCCCGCTGCTTGAGGAGACTTGTCTTCCAGCGCTGCCCAGCCCAGCCGCTCCTAGTCGCTTTTGCCTTCTCCGCCTGGTGGCACGGCCTCCGGCCCGGGCAAGTCTTTGGTTTCCTGTGCTGGGCTGTCATGGTGGAGGCTGACTACTGCAGCCATCCCTTCCTCGGCGCCTGGGCCACCTCCCGGGGTATGAAGCTCCTCTACCGTGGCACAACCTGGGTGTTCACGCAGCTCATCGTCGCCTACATCCTGGTGGCTGTGGAGACCGAGAGCTTCTCCATGCTCTGCCTGCTCTGGACTTCCTGCAACagcatccttcccctctcctatGGCctcacgctgctgctgctgctgcttgccaaGAAGCCGAAGCAGAACTGA
- the LOC128136859 gene encoding ribonuclease CL2-like produces MAGWALCTALVLAALAGAVGETRYEKFLRQHVDHPRTSVLAAHRYCETMLARRRVTAPGRPCKPSNTFVHAPAEELLAACTQTPDTAGLHSTPTPMGLTACRLRGGDTRPPCAYRARQLQHHVRVACLDGLPVHLAGTHAPPQ; encoded by the coding sequence ATGGCAGGCTGGGCCCTCTGCACGGCCCTGGTGCTGGCAGCGCTGGCAGGGGCGGTGGGCGAGACCCGCTATGAGAAGTTCCTGCGGCAGCACGTGGACCACCCCCGGACATCCGTGCTCGCAGCGCACCGCTACTGCGAGACCATGCTGGCACGCCGGCGGGTGACTGCCCCGGGGCGGCCCTGCAAGCCCTCCAACACCTTTGTGCACGCACCGGccgaggagctgctggctgcctgcacccagACGCCTGACACAGCGGGGCTCCACAGCACCCCGACACCCATGGGCCTCACAGCCTGCCGCctgcgggggggggacacccggCCTCCTTGCGCCTACCGGGCTCGGCAGCTCCAGCACCACGTGCGCGTCGCCTGCCTTGACGGGCTGCCTGTGCACCTCGCTGGCACCCACGCACCCCCCCAGTGA